Below is a window of Humulus lupulus chromosome 9, drHumLupu1.1, whole genome shotgun sequence DNA.
tggtgcttaattgggaaaagtgcCACTTTATGGTTAATGAAGGAATTGTATTGGGGCACAAAATTTCTAAGAAAGGAATTGAAGTGGATCGGGCCAAGATTTCTACTATAGAGAATTTGCCACCTTCAATTTCAGTTAAGGGAGTGAGGAGTTTCTTGGGCCATGTGGGGTTTTATCGGAGATTTATCAAAGACTTCTCTAAGATCTCAAAGCCGCTGTCTACCTTGTTGATGAATGTGGTTCcttttgattttaatgatgaTTGTTTGATTGCTTTCAAGACTCTCAAGGAGAAATTCATTTCAGCGCCGATAGTATGTACACCTAATTGGGACCTTCCATTTGAGCTTatgtgcgatgctagtgattatgcggTTGGAGCGGTTCTTGGGCAGCGAGTGGACAAGGTATTTCGAACTATATACTATGCTAGtcgaactttaaatgatgctcaactaAATTATGCAACAACGGAAAAAGAACTTCTAGCCATAGTTTATGCCTTCGATAAGTTCCGTCCATATTTGATTGGAAATAAGGTGGTAGTCTATACGGATCATTCGGCAATAAAGTCTCTTATGACTAAGAAAGATTCCAAGCCTCGTCTTATTCGGTGGATTTTGCTAttacaagaatttgatgtggaaattaaGGATAAGAAAGGTACTGAGAACTTGGTGGCTGATCATTTGTCTCGTTTAGAGGTTGGGGTAAATTCTCTTAATAAAGAAGTTCAGATTAATGATGCTTTTCCGGATGAGCAGTTGTTCGAAGTGAATGTTGGCAAGGAGGTTCCATGGTTTGCGGATTATGTAAATTATTTGGCTGCTAAGGTTATACCCCCTGAGATGACAAGgcaacaattaaagaaattttattcggaggtgaagcattattattgggaggagcTTATTCTGTATAAGCATTGCCCAGATCAAGTTATTCGAAGATGTGTACCCGAAGAGGAGATGTTGTCAATCTTAACTCACTGTCATAGTTTgcattgtggtggtcattttggcGGAACAAGAACAGTTGCGAAGGTTTTGCAAAGTGGGTTTTACTGGCCTACATTATTTAAGGATGCTAAtgattttgtcaaaagttgtgacCGTTGTCAACAGACTGGGaacatatcaagaagagatcaaatgccgaTGACTGGTATTTTGGAAGTTGAGCTATTTGAcgtatgggggatagactttatgggacctttcccatcatcgtataataacaaatatatttttcttgcggtggattatgtttctaaatgggtagaagccgcagcaactcctacttgtgaagGGAAGGAAGTTATtaaattccttcataaaaatatcttCACTCGATTTGGTACTCCAAGAGCTATTATTAGTGATCGGGGAAGTCATTTTTGCAATAAGTGGTTCACCGCTCTTTGTGCTCGCTATGGTGTTCATCATCGAAAGGCGTTATTTTATCACCCAATTGCAAATGGTCAAGATGAAGTATCGAATAGAGAAATAAAAGGTATCTTGGAAAAGACAGTAAATACTTCGAGGAAGGATTGGTCGAAGAAGCTCgatgattcactttgggcttatcgcacgaCATTTAAAACTccgattggtatgtcaccatatcgattggtgtttggtaaggcttGTCATCTACCGGTGGAATTGGAGCATAGAGCTTATTAGGCTGTGAAAAAGTTAAATGTTGATCTCTTCATGGCGGGACAGAATAGGCTTATGGAGTTAAATGAACTAGAGGAATTCcaaaatgaagcctatgagaatgcGAAGATATATAAGGAGAAATCGAAGGCTTTTCATGATAAGAGAATATTAAGGAAGGATTTTCAACCAGGGGATAAAGTTTTGCTCTTTAATTCTAGGCTTAAACTTTTTCCTGgaaaattgaagtcaagatggtctgGACCGTATACGGTAGTCTTCTCACTTCCTTATGGAGCAGTACAAGTTCATAGTGAAAAGATGGGAGATTTTAAGGTGAACGGACAGAGATTGAAGCATTACTTGGAGGGTCCGGTGGAGACATGTAGGTCCGTGGTCGAGTTGGAACTGATTTGATCTGAAACTAaagcagcgtccggctaaatgacgttaacgacaacgctcttaggaggcattcctatgtttatttttaatttttagttcAGTTTGTTTGTAAAAAGTATGaacaatttttagtttttatttttttagttgtggttggacttattttttttttttagtttttagtatttttgAATGTAATAGAACCGTGGAAATCGTGAAAactctaaaaaataaaaaaaagaatgaaGATTTGGCATTATGGAGAGAGGGCTGCGGCGCATGCAACAAGAGCCGTGGCGCTTGACGAAGTCAGAGAAGAAGGCTCGGGTTTGAGgagcgcgccgcggcgcctatgggaagggccgcgacgcttggaaaattcccagaaacgagatttggggcgcgccgcggcgcgtaTGCGGGTTCGAGGAATATAGGGGGTTTCCCTCTTCCATTTTTGCCATTCTCCCCATTTTGAAAAAATCCACAACCCATTTCTCTCGATTTTCTCTCTAAATTCCTTTCTTCTACCCACAAATTTCTTCCCAATCTCCCTATTATCTCTTGAATCCACATATAAATTCAGCCACATATTCCTTTTTCCTTCCCCTTTCCTAATCTAATTTTGAAATCCCTAAATCCCCAAAAATTCTTCAAACcctaaattttcaatttctatcaattggAGTGGTGATGTTATGATTACTTGGTGCAATTGAAGGGTGAAAGTGGAAGTTATCATTATCAAGTAAGTGTTTCTCAAAATCTTCCAATTTTTTGGTGATTTCTTTATATAGAAGGCATTGTGAAGGGGTTTTGATTGAAGAGTATAGTGGGGATAGTGTAGTATTGTAGTGAATTGATTTGCTCTGTTTGAGAAGTTATTTGGAATTGGgggaatattgaaaaaaaaaagggaggTGCTGTCCAATTTTTCGTAGCATATTATGGGACCTAAAAGAAATCCTTCTAGGAACACCAATAGACCATCTTCTTCTAGGCCATCCACTTCTAAGGAACTCGAACCACCCCCAGAATATGATGTCACAAAATTTGTAAGTAAGGCCGCTTTTGAGCGCTATACAAAGATACGTAAGAGGAAGGTCATAAGTGAGCGGGGTTTTGAGTATATGGAATCACCATGTGCAAACTCGATTTATGAGGAAATTAGGGGAGAAATTGAAAGAAGGGGTTGGGCTATGTTTGCTGTAGAGGATGTTAGTCATGCCAACTTTTCAGTGGTGTTAGAATTCTATGCAAATTATGTGGAGATGAAGAATACAGAAGTATTTGTTCGAGGTTTTCAAGTTCCGGTTGGTATAGACA
It encodes the following:
- the LOC133800138 gene encoding uncharacterized protein LOC133800138, whose product is MAGQNRLMELNELEEFQNEAYENAKIYKEKSKAFHDKRILRKDFQPGDKVLLFNSRLKLFPGKLKSRWSGPYTVVFSLPYGAVQVHSEKMGDFKVNGQRLKHYLEGPVETCRSVVELELI